The following are encoded together in the Oncorhynchus masou masou isolate Uvic2021 chromosome 5, UVic_Omas_1.1, whole genome shotgun sequence genome:
- the LOC135539721 gene encoding protein BTG2-like — translation MNQAYSSRSEIGPEVTAAATFVSRLLRTRGFLSEHQLHDFRDCLQQSLSEHYQNHWFPDRPQKGSGYRCIRMNHEMDPIIGRAAGRIGLTSDQLFALLPRELTLWVDPFEVSYRIGEDGSICVLYEAESLAPAAAPSPDPTHNCKNQFLIGGRTSPPKNYLMTVSS, via the exons ATGAACCAAGCATACTCTTCTAGAAGTGAAATAGGCCCCGAAGTAACGGCCGCAGCAACCTTTGTTTCCAGGCTATTGAGAACAAGAGGCTTCCTGAGCGAACACCAACTCCATGATTTCAGAGATTGTCTTCAACAGTCATTATCAG AGCACTACCAGAACCACTGGTTCCCTGACAGACCACAGAAGGGCTCTGGCTACCGCTGCATCAGAATGAATCATGAAATGGACCCAATCATTGGCAGGGCTGCTGGTCGGATCGGACTTACTAGCGATCAGCTCTTTGCCCTCCTTCCCCGGGAGCTGACACTCTGGGTGGACCCTTTTGAGGTCTCTTACCGCATCGGGGAGGATGGCTCCATCTGTGTCCTCTATGAGGCAGAGTCCCTAGCGCCCGCagcagcccctagccctgacccCACACACAACTGCAAGAATCAGTTTCTGATCGGTGGCCGCACTAGCCCTCCGAAGAACTACCTGATGACTGTCTCGAGCTAG